Proteins found in one Brevibacillus brevis genomic segment:
- a CDS encoding M20/M25/M40 family metallo-hydrolase codes for MQKWQTKEQLIDLLCNLVSIPSITGSSAEKDLPGYVVDQLRTLPYYQANPDHVRANPTEDGRHFVTALVKKEGVRDTVILVSHFDVVDVEDYGAWMKHAFDPKTLTPLFQQNQADMPADVQQDIRTGNWLFGRGTMDMKCGLTLHMSMIEQAIAGEFEGNILLLTVPDEEVNSVGMRAAVPELLKIAEEFDLSYTTVLNSEPMFTRYPGDTNTYLYTGSIGKVLPGFLCYGKETHVGEPFAGLNGNYMASQLTCELELNTSFCEVVEGEASPPPTNLIQKDLKKEYSVQIPHRAVTLFNLFLLEKQMEDVVEPLLESARNVAERMKQNYLKHASQFANFAPFSPRDLSISVMTYEELYAYAKKTYGEEKLRQLEADVIANRGDKDDRDATIELVDQLAILCKELSPMMILFFAPPFYPAVSSRNHPLIQQTTEEMKAYARDQHQVNLVKQNYFGGISDLSYVGLQYPAASMKPLVANMPLWDNGYSIPLQELEAFDVPVMNLGPVGRDAHQWTERLDIDYAFDTLKDMLPRCIQSLLQNGKALKE; via the coding sequence ATGCAAAAATGGCAAACAAAAGAGCAGCTCATCGATCTCTTGTGCAATTTGGTAAGCATCCCAAGCATTACAGGATCATCTGCCGAGAAGGACTTGCCTGGCTACGTCGTCGATCAGCTTCGTACCCTGCCTTATTATCAAGCCAATCCCGATCATGTGCGTGCGAATCCGACTGAAGATGGGCGCCATTTTGTCACTGCTTTGGTCAAAAAAGAAGGCGTACGGGACACCGTCATTCTCGTCAGCCATTTTGATGTCGTCGACGTCGAGGATTACGGCGCCTGGATGAAGCATGCTTTTGATCCGAAGACCCTCACTCCTCTCTTCCAACAAAACCAAGCCGATATGCCAGCAGACGTTCAACAGGATATTCGAACCGGCAACTGGCTGTTTGGCCGTGGCACCATGGATATGAAATGCGGACTGACACTGCACATGTCGATGATTGAGCAAGCGATTGCTGGAGAGTTCGAGGGCAACATTTTGCTTCTGACCGTCCCTGACGAAGAGGTGAATTCTGTCGGGATGCGGGCAGCAGTCCCAGAGCTTTTGAAAATCGCCGAAGAGTTCGACCTGAGCTATACCACAGTGCTCAACTCGGAGCCGATGTTTACCCGCTATCCAGGGGATACGAATACGTACTTGTACACAGGCTCCATCGGAAAAGTGCTCCCAGGCTTCCTCTGCTACGGCAAAGAAACACATGTCGGCGAGCCTTTTGCCGGGTTGAACGGCAATTACATGGCCTCCCAATTGACATGTGAACTCGAGCTGAACACATCCTTTTGCGAGGTCGTTGAGGGGGAAGCATCTCCTCCACCGACGAACCTGATTCAAAAGGATTTGAAAAAAGAGTACTCTGTGCAAATTCCGCACCGTGCCGTGACGCTGTTCAACCTGTTCCTGCTGGAAAAACAAATGGAAGATGTCGTAGAGCCGCTGCTGGAATCGGCAAGAAATGTTGCAGAGCGCATGAAGCAAAATTATCTCAAGCACGCGAGCCAGTTTGCCAACTTCGCGCCGTTTAGCCCGCGTGATCTGTCCATTTCCGTCATGACTTACGAAGAACTGTATGCCTATGCGAAGAAAACGTACGGGGAAGAAAAACTGCGCCAGTTGGAAGCAGACGTGATCGCCAACCGCGGCGACAAGGACGACCGTGACGCCACGATCGAGCTGGTGGATCAGTTAGCGATTCTGTGCAAAGAATTGTCGCCGATGATGATCTTGTTCTTCGCTCCACCGTTTTACCCGGCAGTCAGCTCGCGCAATCATCCTCTGATCCAACAAACGACGGAAGAGATGAAAGCATACGCGAGAGATCAGCACCAGGTCAATTTGGTCAAACAAAACTACTTTGGCGGAATTTCTGACTTAAGCTACGTCGGACTCCAATATCCGGCGGCATCCATGAAGCCATTAGTAGCGAACATGCCTTTGTGGGACAACGGCTACTCCATTCCGCTTCAGGAGCTCGAAGCTTTTGATGTACCTGTCATGAACCTCGGTCCAGTCGGACGTGATGCCCATCAGTGGACAGAACGCCTGGACATCGACTATGCATTTGATACGTTAAAAGACATGCTTCCTCGTTGCATCCAGTCTCTCTTGCAAAATGGGAAAGCTTTGAAGGAATAG
- a CDS encoding IclR family transcriptional regulator, translating to MVQSIDRAMSIISVLVSDPNKQHWSISEIAEQTDLPLSTVHRLISSLIKHGLILQVPESKQYKVGYTWMEIGLRILDKMDMRAVARTVMEQLAADVRETVYLNIPQGSHAIVLERVEGPMSVRSMDNLGERIPLHIGAANKTILANMNPTEAEQIVTDLVPDAEKRRELLERLPEIRQNGYAVSYGEKTEGTASIAAPIFGVNQKVVGALSIGVPSYRINEQLLSSLIEQAQQSAKEISHKIGALP from the coding sequence TTGGTACAATCGATTGACCGGGCGATGAGCATCATCTCCGTCCTGGTATCAGATCCTAACAAGCAGCATTGGTCCATCTCGGAAATTGCTGAACAAACGGACCTGCCGCTGAGTACGGTACATCGTTTAATTAGCAGCCTCATCAAGCATGGACTCATCCTCCAGGTTCCTGAGAGCAAGCAGTACAAGGTCGGCTATACGTGGATGGAAATCGGGCTGCGCATCCTGGACAAGATGGATATGCGCGCTGTCGCCCGAACTGTCATGGAGCAACTGGCAGCAGACGTACGAGAAACTGTCTATCTGAACATTCCACAGGGCTCACATGCCATCGTACTCGAACGAGTGGAAGGTCCCATGTCTGTCAGAAGCATGGATAATCTGGGCGAGCGTATTCCGCTGCATATCGGTGCGGCAAACAAAACGATTCTCGCCAATATGAATCCAACCGAAGCAGAGCAAATCGTGACCGATTTAGTCCCGGATGCAGAAAAACGTCGCGAGCTGTTAGAACGACTGCCAGAAATCAGACAAAACGGCTATGCAGTCAGCTACGGTGAGAAAACCGAGGGTACCGCATCCATTGCCGCTCCTATCTTCGGCGTTAACCAAAAGGTCGTAGGTGCTTTGAGTATCGGCGTTCCGAGCTATCGAATCAACGAGCAGCTCTTGTCCTCACTCATTGAACAAGCCCAACAAAGTGCCAAAGAAATTTCCCACAAGATCGGTGCCTTACCTTAA
- a CDS encoding aminopeptidase, whose product MTLIESSKAILMNCLALQANETFLVVADERKRDIGEAIWEAGKQLGAEAMLMVMQEREKSGQEPPAAVAAAMKSADVVVCVTQHSLTHTKARKEAAANGTRLATMPAITEDMFLAGAISADYTQVKALTERVTEMLTRASTVRIEKAGKSLTFSIADRNGVPSTGMYVNPGESGNLPSGEAYIAPLEGTAEGQILVDGSIAGIGKIDSPLLLTVQNGRITEAEGTSAERLLQMLGDQDGRMLGEFGIGTNDKARITGVVLEDEKVYGTIHVAFGSNNTFGGTIVAGVHIDLVVKEPDVYLDDKCIMKNGKLLAT is encoded by the coding sequence ATGACATTGATAGAATCCAGCAAAGCCATTTTGATGAATTGCCTTGCATTGCAAGCAAATGAGACATTTTTGGTGGTGGCCGACGAGCGGAAGCGGGACATCGGTGAAGCGATCTGGGAAGCCGGTAAACAGCTAGGGGCAGAAGCAATGCTGATGGTCATGCAGGAGCGGGAAAAGTCCGGTCAAGAGCCTCCTGCAGCTGTTGCAGCGGCGATGAAGAGCGCAGATGTGGTGGTATGTGTGACCCAGCACTCTTTGACGCATACAAAAGCACGAAAAGAAGCAGCAGCAAATGGTACAAGACTGGCTACCATGCCAGCTATTACGGAAGACATGTTCCTTGCAGGAGCGATTTCCGCTGACTATACACAAGTAAAGGCACTCACCGAGCGCGTGACCGAGATGCTAACGCGAGCAAGTACCGTGCGAATCGAAAAAGCGGGCAAGTCACTGACGTTTTCCATCGCAGACCGCAATGGGGTGCCGAGTACTGGCATGTACGTCAATCCTGGAGAATCGGGCAATTTGCCTTCCGGCGAAGCGTATATCGCCCCATTGGAAGGGACAGCGGAAGGACAAATCCTCGTCGATGGCTCCATCGCGGGTATCGGAAAAATTGATTCGCCACTGTTGCTGACGGTCCAAAATGGTCGGATCACAGAAGCAGAAGGAACATCGGCTGAACGCCTCCTGCAAATGCTTGGAGACCAAGACGGGCGGATGCTGGGTGAATTCGGAATCGGAACGAATGACAAGGCGCGTATTACGGGAGTTGTGCTGGAGGACGAGAAGGTATACGGAACGATTCACGTAGCCTTTGGTAGCAACAATACGTTTGGCGGGACGATTGTCGCAGGGGTACATATTGATCTGGTTGTCAAAGAGCCGGATGTGTATTTGGACGACAAATGTATCATGAAGAACGGAAAACTATTGGCAACATAG
- a CDS encoding ABC transporter substrate-binding protein, whose product MKRSCIQAWLSGLMILSLFLLTACGQTASPTPSAPAQESKSSDTRVLKHAKGESTIPVKPQRVVVLQYLGPMLALGVKPIGALKGHMEGPDMEPLVSGIEVVGDYDAYNLEKILELQPDLILTGTEVEQQVYEKLTKIAPVVAIAFDQYDVYGHVQKVAEVLGREEEGKAWEQKYKAKVEEARKLVHAKVGKDETVAALNVRAKTIKMYGARNMGHVLYNDLQLTPPSLIKSEIEKDPLFWSKDVSMELLPEYAADHIFLMLFPGEDAAQYLKEIEQSSLWKNLPAVKKNQVYVVNVDRWLGYDPILIEKQLDEAVQDLTGTKK is encoded by the coding sequence ATGAAACGATCATGCATACAAGCTTGGCTGTCAGGATTGATGATTCTTTCCTTGTTCTTGCTCACGGCATGCGGCCAGACAGCCAGCCCCACTCCATCAGCACCTGCGCAAGAAAGTAAAAGCAGCGATACTCGTGTCCTGAAGCACGCAAAGGGCGAATCTACCATTCCTGTGAAGCCTCAGCGCGTCGTAGTTCTGCAATATTTGGGCCCCATGCTTGCCCTTGGGGTGAAGCCAATCGGTGCGTTGAAGGGACATATGGAAGGTCCAGACATGGAGCCACTGGTTAGTGGAATCGAAGTCGTGGGAGATTATGATGCCTATAATCTGGAGAAAATCCTCGAGTTGCAGCCTGACTTGATCCTCACCGGTACCGAAGTCGAGCAACAGGTATATGAAAAACTGACAAAAATTGCGCCTGTCGTGGCGATCGCCTTCGATCAGTATGATGTCTACGGGCATGTACAAAAGGTAGCGGAAGTTCTAGGTCGCGAGGAAGAAGGAAAGGCTTGGGAGCAGAAGTACAAAGCAAAGGTGGAAGAAGCACGTAAGTTGGTCCATGCTAAGGTCGGGAAAGACGAGACTGTTGCAGCACTAAACGTCCGTGCGAAAACGATTAAAATGTACGGTGCTCGCAATATGGGCCATGTTTTGTATAACGATCTTCAGTTGACTCCACCGTCACTCATAAAGAGCGAGATCGAAAAAGACCCGCTGTTTTGGTCAAAAGACGTATCCATGGAGCTTCTACCGGAATATGCAGCCGACCATATTTTCCTGATGCTGTTCCCTGGAGAGGATGCCGCTCAGTATTTGAAAGAAATCGAGCAAAGCAGTCTGTGGAAAAACTTGCCCGCTGTCAAAAAGAATCAGGTTTATGTAGTCAATGTGGATAGATGGCTTGGCTACGACCCTATTCTGATTGAAAAGCAGTTAGATGAAGCTGTGCAGGATTTGACTGGAACGAAGAAATAA
- a CDS encoding HAD family hydrolase, which yields MSHRKAQPKTWWLTMLMIVALLAMQMPALAKDTNVQMLDKGKWAPATYQAVHELIEKNGIKSASYNAKKKPYAVFDWDNTSIMHDTEEALFVYQINHLAYKLTPEEFGKVIRTNVPEGPFSDSYKNVDGKPVTLDAIATDLVADYTYLYQNYQGFKGTKSLEEVTATEQFADFKAKLFFLYEAINDTHSTSIGYPWILYLFTNMTVEEVQQLAEASNDHSLGMAIEKVSWTSPKSLAGKAGVVKASHTTGLRLTPEVANLMNTLRANGIDVYVVSASLEDVVRVFATLPKYGYNLPAENIIGMRLKTENGRITNVYQPDYPITVAHGKTEVIQNVLVKKYGHGPIFIAGDSNGDFEMMTELDSVQLSLVVNRVKGGKIGQQITKGAEQMGKANPTVVLQGRDENTGMWIPSEATIRLGQKEPQLVAK from the coding sequence ATGTCACACAGAAAAGCACAACCCAAAACGTGGTGGCTGACCATGCTGATGATCGTCGCTCTGCTCGCGATGCAGATGCCAGCTTTGGCCAAGGACACCAACGTGCAGATGCTCGACAAGGGGAAATGGGCACCTGCGACTTATCAAGCCGTCCACGAATTGATTGAGAAAAACGGCATCAAGAGTGCCTCCTACAATGCCAAAAAGAAGCCGTATGCCGTTTTTGACTGGGACAATACGAGCATCATGCATGACACTGAGGAAGCGCTGTTTGTTTACCAGATCAACCATTTGGCTTACAAGCTCACTCCAGAAGAATTCGGGAAGGTCATCCGTACGAATGTACCAGAGGGACCGTTTTCCGATTCGTATAAAAATGTCGACGGCAAGCCTGTCACACTCGATGCCATCGCGACTGATCTCGTAGCCGACTACACGTACTTATATCAAAATTATCAAGGTTTTAAAGGAACGAAGTCGCTGGAGGAAGTGACAGCAACAGAGCAATTCGCAGATTTCAAAGCCAAACTGTTTTTCTTGTATGAAGCGATCAACGATACGCACAGCACCTCGATTGGCTATCCATGGATCCTCTACCTCTTCACGAACATGACAGTGGAAGAAGTGCAACAATTGGCGGAAGCATCCAATGATCACAGCCTGGGCATGGCGATTGAAAAAGTAAGCTGGACGAGCCCGAAATCGTTGGCAGGCAAAGCAGGTGTGGTGAAAGCCTCCCATACAACAGGACTGCGCCTCACTCCCGAAGTAGCAAACCTGATGAACACGTTGCGTGCCAATGGCATCGACGTATATGTCGTGAGTGCCTCCCTGGAGGATGTCGTTCGTGTTTTTGCCACTCTCCCGAAATATGGCTACAATCTCCCAGCGGAGAACATCATCGGCATGCGTCTGAAAACAGAAAACGGACGGATTACGAACGTGTACCAGCCTGACTACCCGATCACGGTAGCCCACGGCAAGACGGAAGTGATCCAGAATGTATTGGTGAAAAAATATGGTCATGGCCCTATCTTCATCGCGGGCGATAGCAACGGTGATTTCGAGATGATGACAGAGCTGGACAGCGTGCAGCTCTCGCTCGTCGTAAACCGCGTCAAAGGCGGCAAAATTGGGCAGCAAATTACCAAAGGTGCTGAGCAGATGGGCAAAGCAAACCCGACGGTAGTCCTGCAAGGACGTGATGAGAACACAGGCATGTGGATTCCGAGCGAAGCGACGATCCGACTCGGGCAAAAAGAGCCGCAGTTGGTCGCGAAATAA
- the cls gene encoding cardiolipin synthase: protein MALSEKIIAIVTIGNLILGAVLIFMERRNIAATWAWLMVLLFLPGIGFIIYLIFGHKLSKKKLYRLKEGEFSHFRAAVDRQKQLLAHGELQVNDPEMERHRDMIFMNVVSDGAYYTQDNTIQVFKEGHSLFNLMFKQMEEAREHIHLLYYILNDDDLGKQLIQLLTKKAKEGVEVRLLYDAVGSSGVSSRFLRPLVEAGGEVASFFPAKIPFLNFRVNFRNHRKLTIIDGKIGYIGGFNIGDEYLGKDKKLGYWRDTHLLIEGRAVYMLQARFFLDWNLSAPKRMHESLAYFPEIQEAEGTIGVQIVSSGPNSEKEQIKHAFLKMIYKARKKIYLQTPYFVPDESMLTALKMAAMSGVDVRVMVPGRPDHLLVFWATHSYLGDLLKSGVRCFLYEKGFMHAKAIVVDTQLSSVGTANVDIRSFKLNFETNAFMYDSQMAKELEELFVSDLADCREMTLGEYVNRPLRLRLLESLTRLLSPLL from the coding sequence ATGGCGTTGTCTGAAAAGATAATTGCGATAGTAACAATAGGTAACCTGATTTTGGGTGCCGTTCTTATTTTCATGGAGAGGCGTAACATTGCGGCAACCTGGGCCTGGTTGATGGTTTTGCTGTTTTTGCCGGGCATCGGTTTTATTATTTACCTGATTTTTGGACATAAGCTGAGCAAGAAAAAGCTGTATCGGCTCAAGGAAGGGGAGTTTTCCCATTTTCGAGCTGCGGTCGATAGGCAAAAGCAGTTGCTTGCCCATGGTGAACTGCAGGTCAACGACCCTGAGATGGAGAGACACCGCGACATGATTTTCATGAACGTGGTAAGTGATGGAGCGTATTATACGCAGGATAATACCATTCAGGTTTTTAAGGAAGGCCATAGTCTGTTTAACCTCATGTTCAAACAGATGGAGGAAGCACGCGAGCATATACATTTGCTCTACTATATTTTGAATGACGATGATTTAGGGAAACAGCTCATTCAATTGTTGACGAAGAAGGCAAAGGAGGGCGTCGAGGTTCGACTGCTCTATGATGCGGTAGGTTCTTCTGGTGTCTCATCCCGGTTTCTGCGCCCATTGGTAGAAGCAGGGGGAGAAGTCGCCTCTTTTTTCCCGGCGAAGATTCCGTTCCTGAATTTTCGGGTCAACTTCAGGAATCATCGCAAGCTGACGATTATTGATGGCAAGATTGGCTATATCGGAGGCTTCAACATCGGGGATGAATACTTGGGCAAGGATAAGAAGCTGGGGTATTGGCGTGACACTCATTTGCTGATAGAGGGAAGAGCGGTGTACATGCTGCAAGCACGCTTTTTCCTGGACTGGAATTTGTCTGCACCGAAAAGAATGCATGAGTCACTCGCGTATTTTCCTGAGATTCAAGAGGCTGAGGGAACGATTGGCGTTCAGATCGTATCGAGCGGGCCAAACTCGGAAAAAGAGCAAATCAAGCATGCTTTTTTGAAGATGATTTACAAGGCACGAAAGAAGATTTACTTGCAGACGCCTTATTTCGTTCCCGATGAAAGTATGCTGACCGCACTAAAAATGGCGGCAATGTCTGGGGTAGATGTGCGGGTGATGGTCCCGGGAAGGCCGGATCATTTGTTGGTATTCTGGGCGACCCACTCTTATCTCGGCGATTTGTTAAAGAGCGGTGTGCGCTGCTTCCTCTACGAAAAAGGCTTCATGCATGCCAAAGCCATTGTGGTCGATACCCAGTTGTCGTCTGTAGGAACGGCCAACGTCGATATTCGCAGCTTCAAGCTGAATTTCGAGACGAATGCGTTTATGTACGATTCGCAGATGGCAAAGGAGCTGGAGGAACTGTTCGTCTCCGATCTGGCTGATTGCCGGGAAATGACATTGGGAGAGTATGTGAACCGACCACTGCGTTTGCGCTTGCTGGAATCGTTGACGCGGCTGTTGTCTCCGCTTTTATAA
- a CDS encoding helix-turn-helix domain-containing protein, protein MSPTEEWAFSGESTHAVLIVTKGTGQMLNESDQQALLDGSVLILSRESARQVRPDTEEPLRLLVLYFDALQQQEQVTNAYSPSLSWHLDHSSCLFHQVDHSTELALTLYTHRQVSDPLEAFQNQIRFQQLLHLIWSHAERQAAVETSSVVDQTISYMHTNYAEPITLDDLANRAGLTPRYYTEVFKKKVGKSPIEYLTSCRMEHAKTLLRESNKRLRGVARLVGYADEFYFSRRFKQQVGVSPTGFVRMNQKQMAPVTFHYAEYLLALGIRPIGAPEEQVTYLREQLRMKEADEIVSLPENTPDLIKPLQPTFILTESTGDSAAFSKIAPTLALPWLDRDVFGHLKTLADVLGMKDQAHRWLKQHEQKVLKAKRCIDAHIQKEDTFLILNVRPQSLLAYGARNIGHVLYKSLKLTPPKMIQEELTRNPNFWATTINEHQLSQYAADWLFVHIFDDDLSRAHFLELMKQDVWQRIPAVQKGQVVILNPIWFSYDPLSLDIQLEEAVQILTMQTPPHCPKKNGTFSMDEKRAFRVR, encoded by the coding sequence TTGTCACCGACTGAAGAATGGGCGTTTTCCGGCGAATCAACCCATGCTGTGCTCATCGTGACAAAAGGAACGGGCCAGATGCTGAACGAGTCGGATCAACAGGCTCTACTAGATGGAAGTGTACTCATCCTTTCTCGAGAATCTGCGAGGCAAGTACGCCCTGATACAGAAGAGCCACTCCGTCTCCTCGTACTCTATTTTGACGCCCTGCAACAGCAAGAGCAGGTCACCAACGCCTACAGTCCGAGTCTTTCCTGGCATCTTGACCACAGCTCGTGTTTATTTCACCAAGTCGATCACAGTACGGAGCTTGCCCTCACGCTGTATACTCATCGACAAGTCAGTGATCCGTTGGAAGCTTTTCAAAATCAAATTCGCTTTCAGCAATTGCTGCACCTGATTTGGAGCCATGCAGAACGGCAGGCTGCCGTAGAAACATCAAGCGTTGTCGATCAGACTATTTCTTACATGCATACGAATTATGCCGAGCCAATCACCTTGGATGATTTGGCGAATCGAGCTGGCCTTACCCCTCGATATTACACCGAAGTCTTCAAGAAAAAGGTCGGAAAAAGCCCGATTGAATATTTGACGAGCTGCCGGATGGAGCATGCCAAGACGCTTCTGCGCGAATCGAATAAACGATTGCGTGGGGTAGCACGTCTGGTCGGGTATGCCGATGAGTTTTACTTCAGCAGACGCTTTAAGCAGCAGGTCGGCGTGTCCCCGACTGGTTTTGTTCGCATGAATCAGAAGCAAATGGCACCCGTCACCTTTCACTATGCGGAGTATTTATTGGCACTCGGAATCAGACCGATTGGCGCTCCAGAAGAGCAGGTGACTTATTTACGTGAGCAATTACGGATGAAAGAGGCAGATGAGATTGTCAGCCTGCCCGAGAACACACCAGACTTAATCAAACCATTGCAACCGACATTTATTTTGACCGAATCGACAGGGGATAGCGCTGCTTTCTCCAAGATTGCACCTACTCTTGCCCTTCCGTGGCTGGATCGTGATGTATTTGGTCATCTGAAAACGTTGGCCGATGTGCTTGGCATGAAAGACCAGGCACACAGGTGGCTCAAGCAGCATGAACAGAAGGTTTTGAAGGCGAAGCGATGCATCGACGCGCATATTCAAAAGGAAGATACATTCTTGATCCTCAATGTGCGTCCACAGAGCCTATTGGCATACGGCGCCAGAAATATCGGGCATGTTCTGTACAAATCGTTGAAGCTGACACCACCCAAAATGATTCAAGAAGAGTTGACACGCAACCCCAATTTCTGGGCGACCACAATCAACGAGCATCAATTAAGCCAGTATGCAGCAGATTGGCTCTTCGTTCATATTTTTGATGATGATCTCTCACGGGCACACTTCCTAGAGTTAATGAAACAGGATGTCTGGCAACGAATTCCTGCGGTACAAAAAGGACAAGTGGTCATTCTTAATCCGATATGGTTTTCGTATGATCCCCTCTCCCTCGACATTCAGCTGGAAGAGGCTGTCCAAATTTTGACCATGCAAACACCACCACATTGTCCAAAGAAAAACGGAACATTCTCCATGGATGAAAAGAGGGCATTCAGGGTAAGATGA
- a CDS encoding OsmC family protein, whose amino-acid sequence MEFQAKENGFVTQLSYGELHVSGDEQYGFRPYQLLVSSIAVCSGGVLRKVLDKMRMACTDMKVTADVQRNEAEANRVEKIHLHFIITGENMKEEKVQKAIEAASKNCPMVQSVKGSIVVTESFELVS is encoded by the coding sequence ATGGAATTTCAAGCGAAAGAAAATGGTTTTGTCACTCAACTGTCCTACGGTGAGCTGCACGTATCGGGTGATGAACAGTATGGCTTTCGCCCCTACCAGCTCTTGGTATCTTCCATCGCTGTTTGCAGTGGCGGTGTTTTGCGAAAAGTATTGGACAAGATGAGAATGGCGTGCACGGACATGAAGGTAACCGCAGATGTTCAGCGGAATGAGGCAGAGGCAAATCGGGTTGAAAAAATTCACCTCCACTTCATCATTACAGGTGAAAATATGAAAGAAGAAAAAGTGCAAAAGGCCATTGAAGCCGCAAGCAAAAACTGCCCGATGGTCCAATCTGTCAAGGGAAGCATCGTCGTAACCGAGTCCTTCGAATTGGTATCATGA